A DNA window from Tenuifilaceae bacterium CYCD contains the following coding sequences:
- a CDS encoding 3-deoxy-D-manno-octulosonic acid transferase: MVFLYNLGIRIYLLLVYIASISNKKAQLWLNGRKKWQKKVKSVIDPNVQTIWVHCSSLGEFEQGRPVIENSREKYPNLKIVLTFFSPSGYEVRKDYKGADYIFYLPIDTRKNAKVFIDLINPKIAIFVKYEFWYFYLRYLNKKGIPTYVISANFRESQVFFKPYGKWYRRFLQNFDHLFVQNQHSLDILKSIGITNVTVAGDTRFDRVVKVAQDAKSFPFIEQFCGSETIIVAGSTWPKDEELLVEFFKQTPESVKLIIVPHEITQEHIQGIQQSYPYKSILYTNHENEDPKSSRLLIIDTIGMLSSIYRYGHIAYVGGGFGVGIHNTLEAATFGLPVIFGPNYYKFQEAKDLIAQKAAFSINSAKELSDFLNSLLNDEQKRLYVGANSKKFVLSGVGATERILMQIASKISL; this comes from the coding sequence ATGGTATTCCTGTATAACTTAGGCATTCGAATATACCTTTTATTGGTATATATAGCATCTATCTCAAATAAAAAAGCGCAGTTATGGCTCAATGGCCGCAAGAAATGGCAAAAAAAAGTCAAAAGCGTTATTGATCCAAATGTTCAAACCATTTGGGTGCATTGTTCTTCTCTTGGAGAATTCGAACAGGGAAGGCCAGTAATTGAAAACTCAAGGGAGAAATATCCAAATTTAAAAATAGTTTTGACTTTTTTTTCTCCATCAGGATATGAAGTGAGAAAGGACTATAAGGGTGCCGATTATATATTCTACCTTCCCATTGATACAAGAAAAAATGCAAAAGTTTTTATTGATTTAATTAATCCAAAAATTGCCATTTTTGTTAAGTACGAGTTTTGGTATTTTTACTTACGGTACCTGAATAAAAAGGGAATCCCAACGTATGTTATATCCGCAAACTTTAGGGAGAGTCAGGTTTTCTTCAAACCCTACGGTAAGTGGTATAGGCGCTTCCTGCAGAATTTTGATCATCTCTTTGTCCAAAACCAACACTCGCTCGATATTCTTAAATCCATAGGCATTACCAATGTTACTGTTGCCGGTGATACTCGGTTCGATCGGGTTGTAAAAGTTGCGCAGGATGCAAAAAGTTTCCCTTTTATTGAGCAGTTCTGTGGTAGCGAAACGATTATTGTGGCAGGAAGTACATGGCCGAAGGATGAAGAGCTGCTTGTTGAATTTTTTAAGCAAACCCCGGAGAGTGTTAAGCTGATTATTGTGCCGCACGAAATTACCCAAGAACACATTCAGGGAATACAGCAAAGCTATCCGTATAAATCGATTCTTTACACCAATCATGAAAATGAAGACCCTAAAAGTTCAAGGTTGCTTATAATTGACACCATTGGAATGTTGTCTTCAATCTATAGGTATGGGCATATTGCATACGTTGGCGGTGGTTTTGGCGTAGGAATACACAATACGCTAGAGGCAGCCACATTTGGACTTCCTGTAATTTTTGGCCCTAACTATTATAAATTCCAAGAAGCCAAGGATTTGATTGCGCAGAAAGCGGCTTTTTCTATAAACTCCGCAAAAGAGCTCTCAGATTTTCTAAATTCACTTCTAAACGACGAACAAAAGAGGCTATATGTGGGTGCAAATTCGAAAAAGTTTGTACTTTCGGGGGTGGGGGCAACTGAACGAATTCTAATGCAGATTGCCAGTAAAATTAGCCTTTAG
- a CDS encoding phosphohydrolase, producing the protein MINTNKKKIVNDPVHGFININYPLIFDLIEHPYFQRLRNIKQLGLSHLVYPGATHSRLQHALGATYLLDMAIDTLNSKGYYVSDEEAEAACAAILLHDIGHGPFSHALEYSIANGVSHETISRCFMERMNQELSGRLALAIQIFDDKYPKRFLHQLISGQLDMDRMDYLKRDSFFSGVIEGAIGSDRIIKMLNVVNDDLVVEAKGIYSIEKFLIARRLMYWQVYLHKTVVAAEQTLIKMLKRAKELATNNIDISATPSLLYFLQNDVTNYQFANPSSALENDALYNFSRLDDSDILVAAKMWICHKDAALSKLAQMVTNRKLLSVTLKSSPFDINYMTKLRERFKKAMPELSDLSDYFVFSNSVSIKAYQPGNESIKILYNNGQLLDIAEASDMLNAKALSNEVKNYFACYPKELREM; encoded by the coding sequence ATGATCAACACCAACAAGAAAAAAATTGTAAACGATCCTGTTCATGGATTTATCAACATAAACTACCCGCTGATATTCGACCTAATTGAGCATCCATATTTTCAAAGATTGAGGAATATCAAACAGCTGGGATTAAGCCATTTGGTTTATCCTGGTGCAACGCATAGCCGCTTACAGCATGCATTGGGAGCCACGTATTTACTCGACATGGCCATTGATACGCTGAACTCTAAAGGGTATTACGTTAGCGACGAGGAGGCAGAGGCCGCATGTGCAGCAATCCTACTCCACGATATCGGGCATGGTCCTTTTTCGCATGCGTTGGAGTATAGCATAGCAAATGGTGTAAGCCATGAAACCATTAGCCGATGCTTTATGGAACGAATGAATCAGGAACTTTCGGGAAGGCTTGCGTTAGCAATACAGATATTTGACGATAAATACCCAAAGCGATTCCTGCATCAGTTAATATCCGGGCAACTCGATATGGATAGGATGGATTACCTCAAAAGGGACAGTTTTTTTTCCGGTGTAATTGAGGGTGCTATAGGATCCGATAGAATTATAAAAATGCTGAATGTTGTAAATGACGATTTGGTTGTAGAAGCGAAGGGGATTTACTCTATCGAAAAGTTTTTAATAGCCCGTAGGCTAATGTACTGGCAGGTTTACTTGCATAAAACAGTAGTTGCCGCAGAGCAAACCCTTATTAAAATGCTAAAAAGAGCCAAAGAATTGGCTACAAATAACATTGATATTTCAGCAACACCCTCTTTACTGTATTTCTTGCAGAATGATGTAACCAATTATCAATTTGCAAATCCTAGTAGCGCCTTGGAAAATGATGCTCTCTATAACTTTTCACGGCTTGATGATTCGGATATTCTTGTCGCGGCTAAAATGTGGATATGTCATAAGGATGCCGCTCTATCCAAACTGGCTCAAATGGTTACCAACCGCAAATTGCTTAGCGTTACTTTAAAAAGCAGCCCATTCGATATAAACTACATGACCAAACTTCGTGAGCGGTTCAAAAAAGCAATGCCTGAACTATCGGATCTAAGCGATTACTTTGTATTTTCGAATTCTGTGAGCATTAAGGCGTATCAACCCGGAAACGAATCAATCAAGATACTTTACAATAACGGTCAACTACTAGATATTGCAGAAGCATCGGACATGCTTAATGCCAAGGCTCTATCGAACGAGGTGAAAAATTATTTTGCATGTTACCCTAAAGAGTTAAGAGAAATGTAG
- the lpxD gene encoding UDP-3-O-acylglucosamine N-acyltransferase: MEFTAQIIAGFLGGTVEGDPNTKVHTIAKIEEGFAGALSFLANPKYTPYIYSTESSIVLVNKDFVAEQPVKATLVKVNNAYEAFASLLDLYAQSKQSKQGIEELSFIHNTAKLGENIYVGAFSYISENAIIGNNVKIYPQVFVGDKVKIGDNTVLNPGVVIYEECVIGNNCIVHAGAIIGADGFGFASQEDTNYKKIPQIGNVIIEDFVEIGANATVDRATMGSTILRKGVKIDDHVHIAHNVEVGENTVMAAQGGVAGSTKIGKNCMFGGQVGISPHVKIANGVKVGAQAGISGDIKKEGAILLGSPASEIGKQRRSMAVYKNLPDIVTKISELEKAIEELKYKLSNS; the protein is encoded by the coding sequence ATGGAATTTACAGCACAAATTATTGCAGGATTTTTAGGCGGTACGGTTGAGGGTGACCCCAATACAAAAGTTCATACAATTGCCAAGATTGAAGAAGGATTCGCTGGTGCGCTATCATTTTTAGCAAATCCAAAGTATACCCCTTACATATATTCAACAGAATCATCGATTGTTTTAGTCAATAAAGACTTTGTTGCCGAACAGCCTGTTAAAGCCACTCTGGTTAAAGTTAACAATGCTTATGAGGCATTTGCTTCATTGTTAGATCTATATGCACAATCAAAACAATCAAAACAAGGAATTGAAGAACTCTCGTTCATCCATAACACTGCAAAGCTAGGTGAAAATATTTACGTTGGGGCTTTCAGTTACATCTCCGAAAATGCAATCATAGGGAATAATGTAAAGATATACCCTCAGGTTTTTGTTGGCGACAAGGTAAAAATTGGAGATAACACCGTTTTAAATCCCGGCGTAGTTATTTACGAGGAATGCGTAATAGGCAATAATTGCATTGTTCATGCGGGTGCCATAATTGGAGCCGATGGGTTTGGATTTGCTTCGCAGGAAGACACCAACTACAAGAAAATCCCTCAGATTGGCAATGTAATCATTGAAGATTTTGTTGAAATAGGTGCCAATGCAACTGTTGATAGAGCAACAATGGGATCGACGATTCTTCGTAAAGGTGTAAAAATTGACGATCATGTGCACATTGCGCACAACGTTGAAGTTGGAGAGAATACAGTTATGGCTGCGCAGGGTGGCGTTGCTGGATCAACAAAAATTGGTAAAAACTGTATGTTTGGTGGTCAGGTAGGGATTAGCCCCCACGTTAAAATTGCCAATGGCGTTAAGGTTGGTGCTCAGGCTGGAATATCGGGAGACATCAAAAAGGAAGGCGCAATTCTGTTAGGTAGCCCAGCAAGTGAAATTGGAAAACAGCGCAGATCGATGGCCGTTTACAAAAATTTACCAGATATCGTTACCAAGATTAGCGAACTCGAAAAAGCCATTGAGGAGTTAAAGTATAAACTATCAAATAGTTAA
- the fabZ gene encoding 3-hydroxyacyl-[acyl-carrier-protein] dehydratase FabZ, whose translation MADKQRTISQPVTLSGKGLHTGANVEVSIYPAEVNTGVIFQRTDLEGQPKIEATADNVVDTSRGTTIATKNIKISTIEHMMAALYGMGIDNALVKVNGPEMPIMNGGSKLFVDAIASVGTVEQGAERNYFVIKEKTVFVDEKNNIEIVAYPDNGFSIDVMIDYNSKVLGHQFAKLKQIEDFQAEISPCRTFVFFHELEILLKNNLIKGGDLENAIVIMEHEVPQEELDRIADLFNKPHVRVKPEGILNNLDLHFDNEPARHKLLDMVGDLSLVGPRIKGKIIAMRPGHWANTEFAKMLRKQYKKELLKPAAPDYNPNQAPLMDINQIQKILPHRPPFLLIDKIISMDGTSVVGMKNVTMNEAFFVGHFPDEPVMPGVLQVEAMAQVGGILVLNTVPDPENYLTYFLKIDQVRFKKKVVPGDTILFRCTLNEPIRRGIANMTGQAFVGDQLVMEGVLMAQITKMKE comes from the coding sequence ATGGCTGACAAACAAAGAACAATTAGTCAACCTGTAACCCTTTCGGGAAAAGGTTTACACACCGGTGCAAACGTAGAAGTTTCCATCTATCCTGCAGAGGTTAATACAGGAGTTATTTTTCAGAGAACCGACCTCGAAGGACAACCGAAAATTGAAGCAACTGCTGATAATGTTGTTGACACATCAAGAGGAACTACCATTGCAACAAAAAACATAAAAATTAGCACCATCGAACACATGATGGCTGCCCTTTACGGCATGGGCATCGACAATGCCCTTGTAAAGGTTAATGGACCCGAAATGCCCATTATGAATGGAGGCTCAAAACTTTTTGTTGATGCAATTGCTAGCGTAGGAACCGTTGAACAGGGTGCTGAACGAAATTATTTCGTTATAAAAGAAAAAACTGTTTTCGTTGACGAAAAGAATAACATCGAAATTGTTGCTTATCCCGACAATGGGTTTAGCATTGATGTTATGATTGACTATAACTCCAAAGTACTTGGGCATCAATTCGCAAAGTTGAAACAAATAGAAGACTTCCAGGCAGAAATTTCACCCTGCCGTACCTTCGTTTTTTTCCACGAACTCGAGATTCTTCTAAAAAATAATCTTATTAAGGGTGGAGATCTTGAGAATGCTATCGTAATCATGGAGCATGAGGTACCCCAGGAAGAACTCGATCGAATTGCTGATCTATTCAACAAACCTCACGTTAGAGTAAAACCCGAGGGAATCTTAAATAACCTTGACCTTCATTTTGACAATGAACCCGCTCGTCACAAATTACTTGATATGGTTGGGGATCTGTCGTTGGTTGGCCCAAGAATAAAGGGTAAGATTATTGCGATGCGCCCCGGACATTGGGCAAATACGGAATTTGCAAAAATGCTTCGTAAGCAATATAAAAAGGAATTACTAAAACCCGCAGCCCCTGATTACAATCCCAACCAAGCCCCTTTGATGGATATTAATCAGATACAAAAAATTCTCCCCCACCGTCCACCCTTCCTTCTGATTGATAAAATTATATCAATGGATGGGACATCGGTAGTTGGGATGAAGAACGTAACAATGAATGAAGCGTTCTTTGTTGGGCACTTCCCCGACGAGCCTGTTATGCCAGGTGTACTACAGGTAGAAGCGATGGCTCAGGTTGGCGGAATTCTTGTACTAAACACCGTTCCCGATCCAGAAAATTACTTAACATACTTCCTTAAGATAGACCAAGTTAGATTCAAGAAAAAAGTTGTACCCGGCGATACAATTCTATTCCGTTGCACACTCAACGAACCAATTCGCAGGGGTATTGCCAATATGACCGGACAAGCATTTGTTGGAGATCAATTGGTTATGGAAGGTGTTCTTATGGCTCAAATAACAAAAATGAAAGAATAA
- the lpxA gene encoding acyl-[acyl-carrier-protein]--UDP-N-acetylglucosamine O-acyltransferase, protein MSHQLAYIHPDAKIGKDVTISPFAYIAGNVVIGDGTWVGPNTTILDGARIGKNCRIFPGAVISAIPQDLKFRGEETTAEIGDNTTMRECVTVNRGTASRGKTVIGNNCLLMAYVHVGHDCIIGNDIILGNGTQLAGEVEVDDWAIVSAHSLVHQFERIGAHVMIQGGSKVNKDIPPFIIAAREPITFAGINIIGLRRRGYTAQQIGEIQEIYRILFNKGMNVSQALNYITENVAQSAERDLIVDFIKASKRGIVREYTGSDPNEGLD, encoded by the coding sequence ATGTCACATCAACTCGCATACATACATCCCGATGCCAAGATTGGTAAGGATGTTACAATTAGCCCATTTGCATACATTGCTGGAAACGTAGTAATTGGCGATGGCACCTGGGTAGGCCCCAATACTACAATATTAGATGGAGCCCGAATTGGGAAAAACTGTAGAATATTTCCCGGAGCAGTTATATCGGCAATTCCCCAAGACCTAAAATTCCGCGGCGAAGAAACTACTGCAGAAATTGGCGATAACACAACCATGCGCGAATGCGTTACAGTAAACAGGGGAACTGCCTCAAGGGGAAAAACTGTTATTGGTAATAATTGTCTTTTAATGGCATACGTTCATGTTGGCCACGATTGTATAATTGGCAACGATATCATTCTTGGCAATGGAACACAGCTTGCCGGCGAAGTTGAAGTGGACGATTGGGCTATTGTTAGCGCACACTCACTTGTTCATCAGTTTGAACGAATTGGTGCACATGTTATGATTCAGGGTGGATCTAAAGTGAATAAGGACATTCCTCCATTCATAATAGCCGCTCGCGAACCTATTACCTTTGCAGGAATTAACATTATAGGACTCCGCCGCAGAGGCTACACTGCCCAACAAATAGGAGAAATCCAAGAAATTTACCGCATTCTTTTCAACAAAGGAATGAATGTTAGCCAAGCTTTAAACTACATCACAGAAAATGTAGCACAATCAGCAGAACGCGATCTTATTGTTGATTTTATTAAGGCATCTAAACGCGGAATTGTACGAGAATACACCGGCTCTGATCCAAACGAGGGGCTAGATTAA
- a CDS encoding DUF4837 domain-containing protein, which translates to MKQALNFLMISLAVVSLGSCKKGSKGNTSYLPNVTGCAGEVVLTLPKELVNDSIGKNYKAILAEDFPYLPQSEPIFDLITIPPQAFTDIFKSHRNIIINEVSKEYKEPKLILKRDVWASPQTVLYVVGPTYKSIGSYIIKEREKIVAIFEQAERDRVIQNAITYEDKGIAPILQKKFNISIKIPKGYEIRRQTDDFIWLSLETPKISQGLIIYSFPYTEKNTFSADYLIKKRNEFVNQIPGPTDSSYMITSMVFPPSFSAMMFKDRYFGILRGFWDVYKHPMGGPFIGFSTLDEKRQVVINVEAYVFAPGSKKRNYLRQVESLIYTLEIN; encoded by the coding sequence ATGAAGCAAGCATTAAATTTCCTGATGATTTCTTTGGCAGTTGTATCATTAGGCTCTTGTAAAAAAGGAAGTAAAGGGAATACCAGTTACCTTCCTAATGTAACAGGTTGCGCGGGAGAGGTGGTTTTAACACTACCCAAAGAGCTCGTAAATGATTCTATTGGGAAAAACTATAAGGCAATTCTAGCGGAGGATTTTCCTTATTTGCCACAATCCGAGCCTATTTTCGATTTAATCACAATACCTCCTCAGGCTTTTACAGATATATTTAAATCGCATAGGAATATTATTATTAATGAGGTTTCTAAGGAATACAAGGAGCCAAAACTTATTCTTAAGCGGGATGTTTGGGCTTCGCCTCAAACTGTGCTTTATGTTGTAGGCCCAACCTATAAGTCTATTGGATCCTATATTATCAAGGAACGAGAAAAGATTGTTGCAATTTTTGAGCAGGCAGAGCGCGACAGGGTGATTCAAAATGCAATTACTTACGAGGATAAAGGAATTGCCCCTATTCTGCAAAAAAAATTCAACATTAGTATTAAAATTCCCAAAGGTTACGAGATTCGCAGGCAAACCGATGATTTTATTTGGTTGTCGCTTGAAACTCCAAAAATTAGTCAAGGATTGATAATTTATAGTTTTCCGTATACCGAAAAGAATACTTTTTCTGCAGATTACTTGATTAAGAAGCGAAATGAATTTGTAAATCAAATCCCTGGCCCTACGGATAGTTCTTACATGATCACATCGATGGTATTTCCTCCTAGTTTCAGCGCAATGATGTTCAAGGATAGGTATTTTGGAATACTTAGAGGATTTTGGGATGTTTATAAGCATCCTATGGGTGGCCCTTTTATTGGTTTTTCGACGCTCGATGAAAAGCGTCAAGTCGTTATTAATGTAGAGGCATATGTGTTCGCTCCAGGTTCTAAGAAAAGAAATTATTTAAGACAGGTTGAATCGTTAATATATACTCTCGAAATCAACTAG
- a CDS encoding lytic transglycosylase has protein sequence MVDKLSDLKIFPSSKARYQLDTVTEAQDLMYECYIADIGKQSPIDFEYNSYVRKYIDIYTIDRREQVAQMLGLAEMYFPLFDEYLDKYQLPHELKYLAVVESALNPLAVSKTGAVGLWQFKINTARMFNLNINSYVDERMDPEKSTEAACQYLQYLYRTFNNWQLALAAYNVGPGAINNAIARSGGETNFWKLYDNLPEAAQNYVPAFIAAAYVMKNYTNHKIQPINPLIVYSQTDTVMVRKPLNFNTLSSSIDLSIDLIRFLNPIYRYDYIPEGNTYQTLRLPTNKIAMFIKNESEIYANSKKTSNLDQRNVSDNTANMQRLTYTVKSGDSMHRIAILYGCTIDDIQTWNPKADSTLSVGQNIMIWVSKKQLEKLNK, from the coding sequence ATGGTTGATAAGTTGAGCGACCTGAAAATATTTCCATCTTCAAAAGCAAGGTACCAACTCGATACCGTAACGGAGGCACAGGATCTGATGTACGAGTGTTACATTGCTGATATTGGAAAACAATCCCCCATAGATTTTGAATATAACTCTTACGTTAGAAAGTACATCGATATATACACTATTGATCGGAGAGAGCAGGTTGCCCAAATGCTCGGTTTGGCCGAGATGTATTTCCCTCTGTTCGACGAATATCTTGATAAGTACCAGTTACCGCATGAACTGAAATATTTAGCGGTTGTAGAATCTGCCTTAAACCCTTTAGCCGTATCGAAAACAGGCGCAGTTGGCTTATGGCAGTTTAAGATAAATACGGCAAGGATGTTCAATTTAAACATTAACTCGTATGTTGATGAAAGAATGGATCCCGAAAAGTCAACCGAAGCAGCATGCCAGTATTTACAGTATCTATATCGAACATTTAATAATTGGCAGTTAGCATTGGCAGCTTACAATGTTGGTCCTGGAGCTATCAATAATGCAATTGCGCGGAGTGGTGGCGAAACAAATTTCTGGAAGCTATACGACAACCTTCCTGAGGCTGCACAGAACTATGTGCCGGCCTTTATTGCTGCTGCCTATGTGATGAAGAATTACACTAACCATAAAATACAACCAATAAATCCGCTTATAGTCTATTCCCAAACCGATACGGTGATGGTTCGTAAGCCATTAAACTTTAACACGCTTTCCAGTAGTATTGATTTATCGATTGACCTGATTCGGTTTTTAAACCCCATATATAGATATGATTACATTCCCGAAGGCAATACCTATCAGACATTGAGACTTCCCACAAATAAAATAGCGATGTTTATTAAGAATGAATCGGAGATTTATGCCAATTCAAAAAAAACGAGCAATTTGGATCAGAGAAATGTGTCTGATAATACAGCAAATATGCAGCGGTTAACTTATACGGTTAAGAGTGGTGATAGTATGCATAGAATTGCAATCCTATACGGATGCACAATTGATGATATTCAAACTTGGAATCCCAAAGCGGATAGCACTTTAAGTGTTGGACAAAACATTATGATTTGGGTTAGTAAAAAACAACTCGAGAAGCTAAACAAATAA
- a CDS encoding zinc metalloprotease gives MEILVKTGQFLLSLSILVILHEMGHFMFAKLFRTRVEKFYLFFNPWFSLFKFRKGETEYGVGWLPLGGYVKISGMIDESMDKEQMKLPPQPYEFRSKPAWQRLFIMIGGVLVNFILALLIYSAILYTWGEEYLPTKSLKYGVACDSLGLELGFRNGDKILTVSGEKIENFQQVSHDILLNENREVVVLRGEDTVTVIVDKSKVAKLVKNPMIFIPRFPFIVDELRAKDVAERAGFKKGDKLVAINGKPKQFYDEFKEAMQQNKNKSVSVTVLRDTQEVNISVDVPETAIIGVSPVTDFRQFFEISKREYNLAQSFPAGIKRGINTIKSYLKQLKLIFSPETKAYESLGGFITIGKIFPSTWDWQSFWGLTAFLSIILAIMNILPIPALDGGHVLFLMYEMVTGRKPSDKFLEYAQIAGMLILLALLLYANANDVIRLFKH, from the coding sequence ATGGAAATATTAGTTAAAACAGGACAATTTCTGCTAAGCCTCTCGATCCTAGTGATACTCCACGAAATGGGGCATTTTATGTTTGCCAAGCTTTTTAGGACAAGGGTTGAGAAGTTCTATCTCTTTTTTAATCCATGGTTCTCGTTATTTAAATTTAGAAAAGGAGAAACTGAGTATGGTGTAGGATGGCTACCACTAGGAGGGTATGTAAAGATTTCAGGGATGATAGACGAATCGATGGATAAGGAACAGATGAAACTACCACCCCAACCATATGAGTTCCGCTCAAAACCGGCTTGGCAACGATTGTTTATAATGATAGGTGGCGTTTTGGTAAACTTTATTCTTGCCTTACTGATATACAGTGCAATACTCTACACCTGGGGCGAAGAGTACTTACCCACAAAAAGTCTAAAGTATGGCGTTGCATGCGATTCCTTGGGGCTGGAACTCGGTTTTAGGAATGGCGATAAAATCTTAACGGTTAGTGGTGAGAAAATTGAAAATTTCCAGCAGGTTTCACACGATATTCTTCTTAACGAGAATCGGGAGGTTGTTGTTCTTAGAGGCGAAGATACGGTAACGGTGATTGTCGATAAAAGCAAGGTTGCTAAATTGGTAAAGAACCCGATGATATTCATTCCGAGGTTCCCATTTATTGTTGATGAGTTGCGAGCCAAGGATGTTGCGGAGAGGGCTGGTTTTAAAAAGGGAGATAAGTTGGTTGCTATAAATGGAAAGCCCAAGCAGTTTTACGATGAGTTTAAGGAGGCGATGCAACAGAACAAGAACAAATCAGTATCTGTTACGGTGCTTCGCGATACTCAAGAAGTAAACATTTCGGTTGATGTCCCAGAAACAGCAATAATTGGAGTAAGTCCTGTAACCGATTTCAGGCAATTCTTTGAGATCAGTAAGCGGGAGTACAATTTGGCACAGTCATTTCCGGCTGGTATAAAGCGTGGTATTAATACAATTAAAAGTTACTTAAAACAGTTAAAGTTAATATTTAGCCCCGAAACTAAGGCATATGAGTCTCTTGGTGGATTTATCACCATAGGTAAAATTTTCCCTTCAACTTGGGATTGGCAGTCTTTCTGGGGGTTAACGGCATTTCTATCAATCATTCTGGCCATTATGAATATACTACCAATCCCGGCATTGGATGGGGGGCATGTCTTATTCCTGATGTACGAAATGGTTACAGGACGAAAGCCCAGCGATAAGTTTTTAGAGTATGCTCAAATAGCAGGTATGCTAATTCTTTTAGCTTTACTACTTTATGCAAACGCAAACGATGTTATTCGGTTATTTAAACATTAA
- the dxr gene encoding 1-deoxy-D-xylulose 5-phosphate reductoisomerase yields the protein MKKMRNIAILGSTGSIGTQALQVVEAHPDMFQAELLTAQNNWELLVSQAHKFQPNAVVIGNTKHYLAVKEALADTDIKVYAGKESIIESVQSTNINIVLTALVGFAGLEPTISAIKSGKVIALANKETLVVAGELITKLAVEHNVPILPVDSEHSAIFQCLAGEHSPIEKIILTASGGPFRNLTKDQLKKVTSAEALNHPNWCMGNKITIDSASLMNKGLEVIEAKWLFGLKPEQIEVVIHPQSIIHSMVQFEDGSIKAQMGMPDMRVPIQYALTYPYRAKSDFPRLDFLNYSQLTFEQPDTKRFPNLELAHEALIKGGNAPCVLNAANEVVVSAFLKNQVGFLEMSDIIATVLSKVPFIKDPIIEDYEQTDKQTREITVEILSHKQ from the coding sequence ATGAAGAAAATGAGAAATATTGCTATTCTGGGCTCAACAGGATCCATTGGAACTCAGGCGTTACAGGTTGTAGAGGCGCATCCTGATATGTTTCAGGCAGAACTGCTTACCGCTCAGAATAACTGGGAGCTGTTGGTTAGTCAAGCACATAAGTTTCAGCCAAACGCTGTTGTTATCGGAAATACAAAACATTATTTGGCAGTAAAGGAAGCATTGGCTGATACCGATATTAAGGTTTATGCAGGTAAAGAATCGATTATTGAATCGGTTCAGTCAACAAACATTAATATTGTATTAACCGCTTTGGTGGGATTTGCAGGTCTTGAGCCAACAATTTCGGCTATTAAATCGGGAAAAGTAATTGCGCTGGCAAATAAGGAAACATTGGTTGTTGCTGGGGAACTTATTACAAAGTTGGCCGTGGAGCACAATGTGCCAATACTACCAGTAGATTCAGAACACTCTGCTATTTTTCAGTGCTTGGCGGGAGAGCATAGCCCAATTGAGAAAATTATTTTGACAGCATCTGGGGGGCCTTTTAGAAATCTTACTAAGGATCAGTTGAAAAAAGTGACTTCTGCCGAGGCGCTGAATCATCCTAACTGGTGCATGGGAAATAAGATAACCATAGATTCGGCATCGTTGATGAATAAAGGGCTTGAGGTTATTGAGGCTAAATGGCTTTTTGGGCTTAAACCCGAACAAATAGAGGTGGTTATTCATCCTCAGTCAATAATCCACTCGATGGTTCAGTTCGAGGATGGCTCAATTAAAGCCCAAATGGGAATGCCCGATATGCGTGTTCCTATACAGTACGCATTAACATATCCGTATCGCGCAAAGTCGGATTTTCCTAGGCTCGATTTTTTGAACTATTCACAGTTAACCTTCGAGCAGCCCGATACTAAGCGCTTCCCGAATTTGGAGTTAGCCCACGAGGCTCTAATCAAAGGAGGAAATGCTCCTTGTGTTCTAAATGCAGCCAATGAAGTTGTTGTGTCGGCATTTCTGAAAAATCAGGTTGGATTCCTCGAAATGTCCGATATCATTGCTACAGTGCTAAGCAAGGTGCCTTTTATTAAAGATCCAATCATAGAGGATTACGAGCAAACCGACAAACAAACAAGAGAAATAACAGTTGAAATACTATCACATAAACAATAA